A DNA window from Microcystis aeruginosa NIES-843 contains the following coding sequences:
- a CDS encoding BCD family MFS transporter, giving the protein MATSDISNSTHSSPKPLPKLGLFTMFRLGLFQMGLGIMSLLTLGVLNRIMIDELKVLPFLATAAIAMHQFVSPARIWFGQRSDGKTIFGHHRSGYVWIGAAVFTALAFVALQVVWQLGLSIQTSGWNTISYAWIALLALIFALYGLALSASSTPFAALLVDVSDEDNRSQLVGIVWSMLMVGIVVGAIVSSRLLDTPNICGTNILTYDPTQSAPIANIPQLKANINPVFAIMPAIVFGLCILATFGVEKKYSRFSSRSTLVQREDQITFKDALQVLTASRQTGLFFTFLLMMTLSLFMQDAIMEPFGGEVFGMCIAQTTQLNAFWGTGTLFGIAATGFMLIPRIGKQKTTKYGCIFATICFILLIFAGFSANQSLLKSSLLFFGLASGMITAGATSLMLDLTAAETAGTFIGAWGLSQAIARGLATVLGGTILNIGKVVFSSPVLAYGLVFLVQALGMILAVWLLSRVDVKEFKENARAAIATVMKGEID; this is encoded by the coding sequence ATGGCTACCAGCGATATCTCCAATTCTACTCACTCATCCCCAAAACCCCTGCCAAAACTGGGACTTTTCACCATGTTTCGCTTAGGACTCTTTCAGATGGGACTAGGTATTATGTCCCTGCTGACTTTGGGGGTTCTCAATCGGATTATGATCGATGAGTTAAAAGTTTTACCCTTTCTCGCCACAGCTGCGATCGCTATGCACCAGTTTGTTAGTCCAGCACGCATCTGGTTTGGGCAAAGATCCGACGGTAAAACTATTTTCGGTCATCATCGCAGCGGTTATGTCTGGATTGGGGCGGCAGTTTTTACCGCTTTAGCTTTTGTTGCTTTGCAGGTAGTTTGGCAATTGGGACTTAGTATTCAAACTTCGGGATGGAATACCATTTCCTACGCCTGGATTGCCCTCTTAGCCTTAATTTTCGCCCTCTACGGACTCGCTTTAAGTGCCAGTTCTACCCCTTTTGCTGCCCTCTTAGTGGATGTGTCCGATGAAGATAATCGATCGCAATTAGTTGGTATAGTTTGGTCAATGCTGATGGTGGGAATCGTCGTCGGGGCGATCGTTAGTTCTCGTTTGCTGGATACTCCCAATATCTGCGGTACAAATATTTTGACCTATGATCCGACTCAATCAGCCCCTATAGCCAATATTCCGCAGCTAAAGGCGAATATTAACCCCGTGTTTGCGATTATGCCCGCTATCGTTTTCGGTCTCTGTATTTTAGCGACTTTTGGCGTAGAAAAAAAATATTCTCGTTTTAGTAGTCGGTCCACTCTTGTGCAAAGAGAGGATCAAATTACCTTTAAAGATGCCCTACAAGTTCTCACCGCTAGTCGGCAAACCGGTTTATTTTTCACCTTTCTGCTGATGATGACTTTGAGTTTATTTATGCAGGATGCAATTATGGAACCTTTTGGCGGCGAGGTTTTTGGGATGTGTATCGCCCAAACCACCCAATTAAACGCTTTTTGGGGAACCGGAACCCTTTTTGGTATTGCTGCCACGGGTTTTATGCTCATTCCCCGCATCGGTAAACAAAAAACCACTAAATATGGCTGTATTTTTGCAACAATTTGTTTTATTCTGTTGATTTTTGCCGGCTTTTCTGCTAACCAAAGTTTATTAAAATCAAGCTTGCTCTTTTTCGGTTTAGCTTCGGGAATGATTACCGCCGGAGCTACCAGTTTAATGTTAGATTTAACCGCCGCCGAAACCGCAGGAACTTTTATCGGCGCTTGGGGATTATCACAAGCGATCGCCCGGGGATTAGCCACGGTTTTAGGCGGTACGATTTTAAATATCGGTAAAGTTGTCTTTTCTAGTCCGGTTTTAGCCTATGGCTTAGTTTTCCTCGTGCAAGCATTGGGAATGATCCTGGCAGTTTGGTTATTAAGTCGGGTTGATGTGAAGGAATTTAAGGAAAATGCCCGAGCAGCGATCGCAACAGTCATGAAAGGAGAGATCGACTAG